The Virgibacillus dokdonensis genome includes a window with the following:
- a CDS encoding nucleotidyltransferase, with product MNACGLIVEYNPFHNGHVYHVQHAKKLAKTDCIIAVMSGSFLQRGEPAMIDKFHRAKAALGEGVDIVIELPYTFAVQSSELFAKGAVLALHALQVSSICFGSESGDINHFKESYQKLTKHIDTYQAALKQNLNRGLAFPEASKKAYEIIGLSSMNLTQPNNILGFSYLKTIYDYHLPIQPLTIQRTQSGYHDKTIHGSIASATSIREAIQKEGSISASIRNTIPQTTYEQLIAYKRTASTWHTWEAYFSLLHYRVSTMSVQELSLIQGVDEGLEYRIKKTAKHAHTFQDWMEKLKTKRYTWTRLQRMCVHILTNTKKSDIEALNDLTAIPYVRILGFTKQGQKYLHERKKTLITPIIHQMSRNMHPMLQMEEKASNAYYSILPIATKQNLLKQERSPLSS from the coding sequence ATGAACGCATGCGGATTAATTGTTGAATACAATCCTTTTCATAATGGACATGTTTATCACGTACAACATGCAAAAAAACTAGCTAAAACAGATTGTATCATCGCTGTTATGAGTGGTTCGTTCTTACAGCGTGGAGAGCCAGCAATGATAGATAAATTTCATCGAGCAAAAGCTGCCCTAGGAGAAGGCGTTGATATTGTAATCGAACTTCCTTACACTTTCGCCGTTCAAAGCAGTGAGTTGTTCGCGAAAGGGGCAGTCCTTGCACTCCATGCTCTACAAGTTTCCAGTATTTGTTTTGGCAGTGAATCAGGAGACATTAACCATTTCAAAGAAAGTTACCAAAAGCTAACGAAACATATCGATACATACCAAGCGGCACTTAAACAGAATTTGAATAGAGGGTTAGCTTTTCCTGAAGCAAGTAAAAAAGCGTATGAAATAATTGGGCTTTCTTCTATGAATTTAACTCAACCAAATAATATACTAGGCTTTAGCTATTTGAAAACAATTTATGACTATCATTTACCTATTCAACCACTGACCATTCAAAGAACGCAAAGTGGTTATCATGATAAAACCATTCATGGATCCATTGCAAGTGCTACGAGTATTCGAGAAGCCATACAAAAAGAAGGTTCGATCTCTGCATCTATTCGCAATACCATCCCGCAAACAACGTATGAACAGTTAATTGCTTATAAACGAACAGCTTCTACTTGGCATACATGGGAAGCATATTTCTCTTTGCTTCACTATCGTGTTTCTACGATGAGCGTCCAAGAACTTTCTTTAATCCAAGGTGTAGACGAGGGGCTAGAGTATCGCATTAAAAAAACCGCGAAACATGCCCATACATTTCAAGATTGGATGGAAAAGCTAAAAACAAAAAGGTATACATGGACACGTTTACAACGCATGTGTGTACATATCTTAACCAACACAAAAAAAAGTGACATAGAAGCGTTAAATGATTTAACTGCGATACCGTATGTACGTATTCTCGGCTTTACAAAACAAGGACAAAAATACTTGCATGAGCGAAAAAAGACCTTGATAACGCCTATTATCCATCAAATGAGCCGGAACATGCATCCAATGCTACAAATGGAAGAAAAAGCAAGCAATGCCTATTATAGTATTTTGCCCATAGCGACAAAACAAAATTTGCTCAAGCAAGAGCGCTCCCCTCTATCTAGCTAA
- a CDS encoding SepM family pheromone-processing serine protease, with translation MKKKYIIHILLVVVAVYFLAIFQLPYYIYKPGGADALNPIVEVEDGFASEGDMHLVTVSGAKATPMQFLLAKILPHHDVLPIDEVFPEGITDDEYMHVQLQMMENSQEASTVVAYQSADKEISIDFNGVYVAMVVESMPAEGKLEMGDRIIGIDDKKVNQADDLLDYIGTKQVGDSITVKFVREEKTMTESITLEALKDLDNKPGIGIQLVTDRAVSVDPEVKFSSGQIGGPSAGLMFALEIYDQLTEEDITHGYEIAGTGEIDYDGNVYRIGGIDKKVVAADREGVDIFFAPNEQGKEGSNYQIALEKAKEIETDMEIVPVDTFKDAITYLEELK, from the coding sequence ATGAAAAAAAAGTATATTATACATATATTGTTGGTTGTCGTAGCAGTTTATTTTTTAGCAATATTTCAATTACCGTATTATATTTACAAACCTGGCGGAGCTGATGCCCTCAACCCGATTGTTGAAGTTGAAGATGGTTTTGCTAGTGAAGGAGATATGCATTTAGTAACAGTTAGTGGTGCTAAAGCTACCCCTATGCAGTTTCTTTTGGCGAAAATATTACCTCATCATGATGTGCTACCAATTGATGAAGTATTTCCTGAAGGGATCACAGATGATGAATATATGCATGTACAGTTACAAATGATGGAAAATTCTCAAGAGGCTTCCACGGTAGTAGCCTACCAATCAGCGGATAAGGAGATTTCCATTGATTTTAACGGGGTATATGTTGCAATGGTTGTAGAAAGCATGCCGGCAGAAGGTAAGTTAGAGATGGGCGATCGCATTATAGGGATAGACGATAAAAAGGTGAACCAAGCTGATGATTTGCTCGATTATATTGGAACGAAGCAAGTTGGTGACAGTATAACTGTTAAATTTGTCCGTGAAGAAAAAACGATGACGGAATCAATTACTTTAGAAGCATTAAAAGATTTAGATAATAAACCTGGCATTGGCATTCAGTTAGTAACAGATCGGGCTGTTTCTGTTGATCCAGAAGTGAAGTTCTCTAGTGGCCAGATTGGTGGTCCTAGTGCTGGTTTAATGTTTGCATTGGAAATTTATGATCAATTGACAGAAGAGGACATCACACACGGTTATGAAATTGCAGGTACTGGAGAAATTGATTATGACGGCAATGTGTATCGCATTGGCGGGATTGATAAAAAAGTAGTTGCTGCAGATAGGGAAGGGGTAGATATATTTTTCGCTCCTAACGAACAAGGAAAAGAAGGGTCCAATTATCAAATTGCTTTAGAAAAAGCAAAAGAAATTGAAACGGATATGGAAATTGTTCCAGTAGACACGTTTAAGGACGCGATTACTTATTTAGAAGAATTAAAATAG
- a CDS encoding IS30 family transposase: MSYTHLTKTELVFIEEYHEFGLSGRKIANKLKRGHEAVYRVIRQLKEGLTAIDVYLQYQANKATCGRKKIQLTPNEKAYIHEKVRDGWTPDVIIGRNEKTISCSMRTLYRKFSSGEFNQNDLPMQGKRKPNGHQERRGKQKFRRTILDRDHDHPNYKKEFGHLEGDTIVGRHHKSAVITLVERLTKCIIAIKPAGRQATNIETSLNQWFERLPKHLFKSIIFDCGKEFSNWKSISNEQDVDIYFADPGTPSQRGLNEHSNGLLRKNGLPKEMDFNPVSQEYISEVALRRNNIPRKSLKYKTPMECFIDYVGQDFDKSMLSRLI; this comes from the coding sequence ATGTCCTACACCCATCTTACCAAAACAGAACTGGTATTCATAGAGGAATATCATGAATTCGGCCTTTCTGGTCGAAAAATTGCCAATAAATTAAAGCGCGGCCATGAAGCTGTTTATCGTGTTATTAGACAACTGAAAGAAGGACTTACTGCGATAGACGTTTATCTACAATATCAAGCGAATAAAGCGACATGTGGTCGTAAAAAGATTCAATTAACACCTAACGAAAAAGCCTATATTCATGAAAAAGTCCGCGATGGCTGGACGCCTGATGTAATAATCGGACGAAACGAAAAGACTATCTCCTGCAGCATGCGCACGCTTTATCGAAAGTTTTCATCAGGCGAATTTAACCAAAATGATTTACCTATGCAAGGCAAACGCAAACCAAATGGTCACCAGGAAAGAAGAGGAAAACAAAAATTTCGCCGCACCATCCTTGATCGTGATCACGATCACCCAAATTACAAGAAAGAATTTGGTCATCTAGAAGGAGATACCATTGTGGGACGTCATCACAAGAGCGCTGTCATCACGCTTGTTGAGCGTTTAACAAAATGCATCATCGCAATTAAACCAGCTGGTAGACAGGCAACCAATATTGAAACATCGCTCAATCAATGGTTTGAGCGATTACCAAAACACTTATTTAAGTCCATTATCTTTGACTGCGGGAAAGAGTTTTCCAATTGGAAATCCATCAGCAATGAACAAGATGTTGATATTTATTTTGCAGATCCTGGAACGCCATCCCAAAGGGGGCTAAATGAGCATTCCAACGGTCTTCTGAGAAAGAATGGGCTACCAAAAGAAATGGACTTTAATCCTGTGTCACAAGAGTATATTTCTGAGGTTGCACTCCGAAGGAATAACATACCAAGGAAATCATTGAAATACAAAACACCAATGGAGTGTTTCATAGATTATGTCGGTCAGG